The following coding sequences lie in one Psychrilyobacter atlanticus DSM 19335 genomic window:
- a CDS encoding glycine/sarcosine/betaine reductase component B subunit, with amino-acid sequence MKLELGNFYVKDVKFGDTTAYANGILTINKDEALAYVMEDEHITEADIVIARPGENKRIVPVKEAVEPRCRVNGNPVFPGVTGGMTPAGNGRTHALKNTSVLAVGKHWGSFGDGMIDMSGEGADLTYFSKLINVCLVANTDEEFERYEQQKKNKALRWGAMRLSEYLGNAVKEMEPEEIEEFELQPIIKRDEKIKALPAVVYVMQPQSQMEESGYNDLVYGWDANRMVPTFMNPNEILDGAIISGSFMPCSSKWSTYDMQNCPTIKELYKAHGETINFLGVIMSNLNVAMEQKERAAAFVAQMAKSLGADGAILAEEGYGNPDADFIACFDALEDVGVKTVGITNECTGRDGQSQPLVVLSEKANAIVSCGNVSQLIKLPPMEEVIGELAALGRDGLAGGWEGDEKLGPSVREDGSVILENNSMFCGDQVLGWSQKTMKEY; translated from the coding sequence ATGAAACTTGAATTGGGAAATTTTTATGTTAAAGATGTTAAGTTTGGGGATACTACAGCTTATGCGAATGGTATTCTTACAATTAACAAAGATGAAGCCTTGGCTTATGTTATGGAAGATGAGCATATTACCGAAGCAGATATCGTTATCGCTAGACCTGGTGAAAACAAGAGAATTGTTCCTGTAAAGGAAGCTGTTGAACCTAGATGTAGAGTAAATGGAAATCCAGTATTTCCAGGTGTAACAGGTGGGATGACTCCTGCAGGTAATGGAAGAACGCATGCACTTAAGAATACAAGTGTATTAGCAGTAGGAAAGCACTGGGGAAGTTTTGGAGACGGAATGATAGATATGAGTGGAGAAGGAGCAGATTTAACTTATTTCTCTAAACTAATCAATGTTTGTCTTGTAGCTAACACAGATGAGGAATTTGAAAGATATGAGCAACAAAAGAAAAATAAAGCTCTTAGATGGGGTGCAATGAGACTTTCTGAATATTTAGGTAATGCAGTTAAAGAAATGGAACCTGAAGAAATAGAAGAGTTTGAATTACAACCAATCATTAAAAGAGATGAAAAAATAAAAGCACTTCCAGCAGTTGTATATGTAATGCAACCACAATCACAAATGGAAGAATCTGGATACAATGACTTAGTATATGGATGGGATGCAAATAGAATGGTTCCAACTTTCATGAATCCAAATGAAATTTTAGATGGAGCAATCATCAGTGGTTCATTCATGCCTTGTTCATCTAAATGGTCTACATATGACATGCAAAATTGTCCTACAATCAAAGAGTTATACAAAGCACATGGAGAAACTATTAACTTCTTAGGAGTTATCATGTCTAACTTAAATGTAGCAATGGAGCAAAAAGAAAGAGCAGCAGCATTCGTAGCTCAAATGGCTAAGTCATTAGGTGCAGATGGAGCTATCTTAGCAGAAGAAGGATACGGAAACCCAGATGCTGACTTTATTGCATGTTTTGATGCTTTAGAAGATGTAGGTGTAAAAACTGTAGGAATCACTAATGAGTGTACTGGTAGAGACGGTCAATCTCAACCATTAGTTGTACTAAGTGAAAAAGCTAATGCAATTGTTTCTTGTGGAAATGTATCACAATTAATTAAATTACCACCAATGGAAGAAGTAATCGGTGAATTAGCAGCATTAGGTAGAGATGGTTTAGCTGGTGGATGGGAAGGCGACGAGAAATTAGGTCCTTCAGTTAGAGAAGACGGTTCAGTTATTTTAGAAAATAACTCAATGTTCTGTGGAGATCAAGTACTTGGATGGTCTCAAAAAACAATGAAAGAATATTAA
- the grdA gene encoding glycine/sarcosine/betaine reductase complex selenoprotein A, with the protein MIMFENKKLIIVGDRDGVPGEAIKACAETIPSVEVIFASTECFVUTAAGAMDLENQKRIKDFATEYGAENLVVILGAAEAEASGLAAETVTMGDPTFSGVLANEALGLSVFHVLEDQFKGSVNEEVFEEQVGMMEMVLEVEEIVEEMNEIRGEGCKYL; encoded by the coding sequence ATAATTATGTTCGAAAATAAAAAGTTAATAATAGTAGGAGATAGAGACGGTGTACCTGGAGAAGCTATAAAAGCTTGTGCAGAAACAATCCCTTCAGTAGAGGTAATATTTGCTTCTACAGAATGTTTTGTCTGAACGGCAGCAGGAGCAATGGATTTAGAGAATCAAAAAAGAATTAAAGATTTCGCAACTGAATATGGAGCAGAAAACTTAGTAGTTATATTAGGAGCAGCAGAAGCAGAGGCATCTGGATTAGCTGCAGAAACAGTAACAATGGGAGACCCTACATTCTCAGGAGTACTAGCTAACGAAGCGTTAGGATTATCAGTATTCCACGTATTAGAAGATCAATTCAAAGGTTCTGTAAATGAAGAAGTATTTGAAGAGCAAGTAGGAATGATGGAAATGGTATTAGAAGTAGAAGAAATCGTAGAAGAAATGAACGAAATCAGAGGAGAAGGTTGTAAATACCTTTAA
- the trxA gene encoding thioredoxin TrxA — protein sequence MLIVDKGTFEEEVLNAEGYVLVDYYSDGCVPCQALLPELEVIAEKNADKAKFVKLNTSKARRMAIKQKVLGLPTITLYKGGEKVAELTKDDATAKNIETMLAENIK from the coding sequence ATGTTAATCGTAGATAAGGGAACATTCGAAGAAGAAGTACTAAATGCAGAAGGTTATGTATTAGTAGACTATTATAGTGATGGGTGTGTACCATGCCAAGCATTATTACCTGAATTAGAAGTAATAGCTGAAAAAAATGCTGATAAAGCTAAATTCGTAAAATTAAACACAAGTAAAGCAAGAAGAATGGCAATAAAGCAAAAAGTATTAGGATTACCTACAATCACTTTATATAAAGGTGGAGAAAAAGTAGCAGAATTAACAAAAGACGATGCAACAGCAAAAAACATTGAAACTATGTTAGCAGAAAACATTAAGTAA
- a CDS encoding phage tail protein — protein sequence MIKIDDISILRLLPNFLQEDEEINFLTQVIQEELDLINSREKNLFLYGDFKILDEPILDELAYQWRVEGYEQTLSKEIKASLVETAYIVRKTKGTRYAVEKTMKDIHGDFELLEWQEYGGFPYHFKIIGSVPPTSEKLKELYKSINMTKNERSSLDGIIVSSQWEGTNYSGTVFHSSLYEVIPLDPNVASDFEKYLGGRNG from the coding sequence ATGATTAAAATAGATGATATTTCAATCCTAAGACTTCTCCCTAATTTTCTTCAGGAAGATGAAGAGATAAATTTTTTAACCCAAGTTATCCAAGAAGAGTTAGATCTGATTAATTCCAGGGAAAAGAATCTTTTTCTTTATGGTGATTTTAAAATACTGGATGAACCTATCTTAGACGAACTAGCTTACCAGTGGAGAGTTGAAGGGTATGAACAAACCTTATCGAAAGAAATCAAAGCTAGTCTAGTAGAGACCGCATATATTGTCAGAAAAACCAAAGGAACTAGGTATGCTGTAGAAAAAACTATGAAAGATATTCATGGTGATTTTGAGCTATTAGAGTGGCAAGAGTATGGAGGATTTCCATATCACTTTAAGATCATTGGAAGTGTCCCACCAACAAGTGAAAAACTAAAAGAACTATATAAATCAATTAATATGACTAAAAATGAAAGGAGTTCCCTAGATGGAATTATAGTCAGCAGCCAATGGGAAGGGACAAACTACTCAGGAACTGTTTTTCATTCATCACTTTATGAGGTTATTCCATTAGATCCTAATGTAGCTTCAGATTTCGAAAAATATTTAGGAGGAAGAAATGGCTAA
- a CDS encoding lysozyme, translating into MKISKQGIELIKHFESYEMKAYKCPADVWTIGWGFTRVNGVKIKKGDIMTLKVADLELIKQLKIYENVVKKVIMIKKINQNQYDALVSLCYNIGGSSFRKSDIVQLVNGRNFIGACKIFNLWSKAAGKRSKGLLRRRMSERNLFCSWPSPIVKVVPQNYEIAYKEI; encoded by the coding sequence ATGAAAATATCTAAACAAGGAATAGAGCTCATAAAGCATTTTGAAAGTTATGAAATGAAGGCATATAAGTGTCCTGCAGACGTTTGGACTATTGGTTGGGGATTTACTAGAGTCAATGGTGTAAAAATTAAGAAAGGCGATATTATGACCTTAAAAGTAGCTGATTTAGAACTAATAAAACAATTAAAAATATATGAAAATGTTGTCAAAAAGGTTATAATGATAAAAAAAATAAATCAAAATCAATATGATGCTCTAGTCTCCCTTTGTTACAATATTGGAGGATCTAGTTTTAGGAAATCTGATATAGTCCAATTGGTAAATGGTAGGAATTTTATAGGTGCTTGCAAAATTTTTAATTTATGGTCCAAGGCAGCAGGCAAAAGATCCAAAGGATTACTCAGAAGAAGGATGTCGGAAAGGAATTTATTCTGCAGTTGGCCAAGCCCAATCGTAAAAGTCGTTCCTCAAAATTATGAAATAGCGTATAAAGAAATATAA
- a CDS encoding TetR/AcrR family transcriptional regulator: MTRLERKLNVKRLFIDATMTIIQEEGLEEVSIRKVAKITGYNSATLYTYFKNLDHLILLACMKFLNEYITGLDAYTEEAENPLEESILIWEFFCKCSFERPEIYKSIFFSNLDFNRKDFENYYEIKEFYKIYPEEITTSFAKFHRMILKLDIYERNKILLIKTARKKLISPSNITTINDMQVLIYKGLLEEATKPENIYKRKVLCNRAIKYIKNCLKLFVLQDCRLLK, translated from the coding sequence ATGACCAGACTAGAACGAAAATTAAATGTAAAACGACTTTTTATAGATGCTACCATGACTATTATTCAAGAAGAGGGCTTAGAAGAGGTTAGTATAAGAAAAGTTGCCAAGATTACAGGCTACAACAGTGCGACCCTCTATACATACTTTAAGAATTTAGATCATTTAATTCTTTTAGCTTGTATGAAATTTTTAAATGAATATATCACTGGATTAGACGCCTATACTGAAGAAGCTGAAAACCCATTGGAGGAATCTATCCTCATTTGGGAGTTTTTCTGTAAATGCTCATTTGAAAGACCAGAGATATACAAATCTATATTTTTTTCTAATTTAGATTTTAACAGAAAAGATTTTGAAAATTACTACGAGATAAAGGAATTCTATAAGATCTACCCAGAGGAGATAACAACATCCTTTGCAAAGTTTCATCGTATGATCTTGAAATTAGATATCTATGAGAGAAATAAGATCCTTTTGATAAAGACAGCTCGAAAAAAATTAATTTCTCCGAGTAACATAACCACTATCAATGATATGCAGGTGCTTATCTACAAGGGTCTTTTAGAAGAAGCTACAAAACCTGAAAACATCTATAAACGTAAAGTTTTATGTAACAGAGCTATCAAATACATAAAAAATTGTTTAAAATTATTTGTCTTACAGGATTGTAGGTTATTAAAGTAA
- the grdC gene encoding glycine/sarcosine/betaine reductase complex component C subunit beta has protein sequence MNFAVLKGAAYCLVHTPDMILHNGTTQTVEKHTNPDSEYLKNIRDSYRTYEEVVNYGPNQTYIGNMTPEKLKEVGMPFVGKNIEGSSNKGKFGEILAQKEFIVMVKLADVFDLVLLETAFLADAVEAYRNYEFYSEADEAQLSKGHDFSVIEALVNEEGAEGLYHEDKLVGCVKRAHDVDSNLSSHVIFENLVVKASGILAFKNLIARNNIDPTTIDYVIECSEEACGDMNQRGGGNFAKAIAEASGAVNATGSDLRGFCAAPTHSLINAASLVKAGTYKNVVVVAGGATAKLGMNGKDHVKKDLPILEDTLGAFAILISENDGVSPVINTDFVGRHTVGTGSSPQAVISSLVIEPLERAGLKITDVDKYSVEMQNPDVTKPAGAGDVPEGNYKMIGACGVKKGHIEKKAMKDFVVNNGMVGWAPTQGHIPSGVPYLGFAMDELTTGELNRVMVVGKGSLFLGRMTNLFDGVSIMVERNTGVTEEAGKVSKDEINTMIAEAMKNFASQFLG, from the coding sequence ATGAATTTTGCAGTTTTAAAAGGAGCAGCATATTGTTTAGTGCATACTCCAGACATGATCTTACACAATGGAACTACACAAACAGTTGAAAAACATACTAACCCGGATTCTGAATATTTAAAAAATATCAGAGACAGCTACAGAACTTATGAAGAAGTAGTAAACTACGGACCTAACCAAACTTACATTGGAAATATGACTCCTGAAAAATTAAAAGAAGTTGGAATGCCATTCGTAGGTAAAAATATTGAAGGTTCTTCAAATAAAGGTAAATTCGGAGAGATCTTAGCTCAAAAAGAATTTATCGTAATGGTAAAATTAGCTGACGTTTTCGACTTAGTATTATTAGAAACAGCATTCTTAGCTGACGCAGTAGAAGCATATAGAAACTATGAGTTCTATTCTGAAGCTGACGAAGCTCAATTAAGCAAAGGTCATGATTTCTCTGTAATCGAAGCTTTAGTAAATGAAGAGGGAGCAGAAGGGTTATACCATGAAGATAAATTAGTTGGATGTGTAAAAAGAGCTCATGATGTAGACTCTAACTTAAGTTCTCATGTAATTTTTGAAAACTTAGTTGTAAAAGCATCTGGAATCTTAGCATTTAAAAACTTAATTGCAAGAAACAACATCGATCCTACAACTATCGACTATGTAATCGAATGTTCAGAAGAAGCTTGTGGAGATATGAACCAAAGAGGTGGAGGAAACTTCGCTAAAGCTATCGCAGAAGCATCTGGAGCAGTAAATGCAACTGGATCAGACCTTAGAGGATTCTGTGCAGCACCTACTCATTCATTAATAAACGCAGCATCATTAGTAAAAGCTGGAACGTACAAGAACGTTGTAGTAGTTGCAGGTGGAGCTACAGCAAAATTAGGAATGAACGGTAAAGACCATGTTAAAAAAGACTTACCTATCTTAGAGGATACATTAGGAGCATTCGCTATCTTAATCTCTGAAAATGACGGAGTTAGTCCAGTAATCAACACTGATTTCGTAGGTAGACATACTGTAGGAACAGGATCTTCACCTCAAGCAGTTATCTCATCATTAGTAATCGAGCCATTAGAAAGAGCTGGATTAAAAATTACAGATGTAGATAAGTACTCAGTAGAGATGCAAAATCCAGATGTTACAAAACCAGCAGGAGCAGGAGATGTACCAGAAGGAAACTACAAGATGATCGGAGCTTGTGGAGTTAAGAAAGGACATATCGAAAAGAAAGCTATGAAAGATTTCGTTGTAAATAACGGAATGGTTGGATGGGCACCTACACAAGGTCATATCCCTTCAGGAGTACCTTACTTAGGATTTGCTATGGATGAATTAACTACAGGTGAATTAAACAGAGTAATGGTAGTAGGAAAAGGATCATTATTCTTAGGAAGAATGACTAACTTATTCGATGGTGTATCTATCATGGTAGAGAGAAACACAGGTGTTACAGAGGAAGCAGGAAAAGTTTCTAAAGATGAAATCAATACAATGATTGCAGAAGCTATGAAAAACTTTGCCTCTCAATTCTTAGGTTAA
- the grdH gene encoding betaine reductase selenoprotein B, with translation MKKAILYINQFFAGIGGEEKADHAPEIKEGLVGPSLALDSALKNAEVTHTVICGDNFMGSNQDEAVERILAFLEDKEFDIFFAGPSFQAGRYGNACGVICKAVKEKFGVPVISSMHVENPGVNMFKKEVVIFPGGRSAAAMRKDTKKMAAYADKVLAGEKIGTAEEEGFYVRGIRHQVIDFTMEPAAVRGVKMLLKKLAGEEYVTELPIPKSDRVEIAAPVKDLSTSKIAIVTTGGIVPVANPDRIQSASATRWGMYDVSEMPRLEAGVFKTIHAGYDPAAADADPNVCVPLDALRAYETEGKIGSLDTHFYTTVGTGTTEAEASRMAEEMVPFLKEHGVDAVIMTSTUGTCTRCGTTMVKEIEKAGFPIVQMANLVPVAKTVGANKIVPTISIPYPLGDPNTSKEEQWKLRYHRVGVALDALATDIEDQTVFEVKF, from the coding sequence ATGAAAAAAGCAATTTTATATATAAATCAATTTTTCGCTGGAATTGGTGGGGAAGAAAAAGCCGATCATGCTCCAGAAATTAAAGAAGGATTAGTAGGTCCTTCACTAGCATTAGACTCAGCATTAAAAAATGCAGAAGTAACTCATACAGTAATTTGTGGAGATAACTTCATGGGTTCTAATCAAGATGAAGCAGTTGAAAGAATTTTAGCATTCTTAGAAGATAAAGAATTTGATATCTTCTTCGCAGGACCATCTTTCCAAGCAGGAAGATACGGAAACGCTTGTGGAGTAATCTGTAAAGCTGTTAAAGAAAAATTTGGAGTTCCTGTAATTTCATCTATGCATGTTGAAAATCCAGGAGTAAACATGTTTAAAAAAGAAGTTGTTATTTTCCCAGGTGGTAGAAGTGCCGCTGCAATGAGAAAAGACACTAAGAAAATGGCTGCTTATGCAGACAAAGTTTTAGCTGGAGAAAAAATTGGAACAGCTGAAGAAGAAGGATTCTACGTAAGAGGAATCAGACATCAAGTAATTGACTTTACAATGGAACCAGCAGCAGTTAGAGGAGTTAAAATGCTTCTTAAAAAATTAGCTGGAGAAGAATATGTAACTGAGTTACCTATTCCAAAAAGTGATAGAGTAGAGATAGCAGCACCTGTTAAAGATCTATCAACTTCAAAAATAGCAATAGTTACTACAGGTGGAATAGTACCAGTAGCAAATCCAGATAGAATTCAATCTGCATCAGCTACAAGATGGGGAATGTATGATGTAAGTGAAATGCCAAGATTAGAAGCTGGAGTATTTAAAACTATCCATGCAGGTTATGATCCAGCAGCAGCAGACGCAGATCCTAACGTATGTGTACCTTTAGATGCACTAAGAGCATATGAGACTGAGGGGAAAATTGGAAGTTTAGATACACATTTCTATACTACAGTTGGAACTGGAACTACAGAAGCAGAAGCATCTAGAATGGCTGAAGAAATGGTACCATTCTTAAAAGAACACGGTGTTGACGCCGTTATCATGACTTCTACATGAGGTACTTGTACTCGTTGTGGAACAACGATGGTAAAAGAAATAGAAAAAGCTGGTTTCCCAATTGTACAAATGGCAAACTTAGTACCGGTTGCGAAAACAGTAGGTGCCAATAAGATAGTTCCTACAATTTCAATTCCTTACCCACTAGGAGATCCTAATACTTCTAAAGAAGAACAATGGAAGTTAAGATATCATAGAGTTGGAGTGGCGTTAGACGCTCTTGCTACTGACATTGAAGATCAAACAGTATTTGAAGTTAAGTTTTAA
- a CDS encoding BCCT family transporter — MKADTGVIKETNIKKSDATFYISIGLTLAIVLWGLVLPASFEKAGNATFGYLVNNFGWLYTISMSSFVAFCAYLAFSKYGSIKLGPDNSKPEYTLISWFAMLFSAGMGIGLVFWGAAEPMNFYVNPIIGIEGGTPRAAAFAMQHSFMHWGLHPWANYSVLALAMAYMQFRKGKPALVSSVFIPIVGEKATKSWFGKMIDVFAIFATVAGVATSLGLGTYQINSGLNYLFGVPENSMVQIIIVGVITAIFMLSAMAGVDKGMKFISNLNVGVILLMLVVCFLVGPTLLILKVFVESLGNYMGGFVTASFEMGTFTNDSWYGSWTVFYWAWWIAWAPFVGSFIARISKGRTIREFITGVLLAPTLASFIWFSVFGSMGLAQGLDLAKEAIASTPTALFVVLSKYPMGMVVSIIAVILLCTFFITSADAATFVLGMLSSKGDLNPPVGKKLLWGGIQSGLALALMLASANGLKMLQTISLVAAFPFVFIMIFAMISLMRSLKAEKNWNKEEVAETEEVETEQIIEA, encoded by the coding sequence ATGAAAGCGGATACAGGTGTAATTAAAGAAACTAATATAAAAAAAAGTGATGCAACATTTTACATATCTATAGGCTTAACTTTAGCGATTGTATTATGGGGGCTAGTTTTACCTGCTAGTTTTGAAAAGGCAGGAAATGCAACTTTTGGGTATCTTGTGAATAATTTCGGATGGTTATATACTATCTCGATGTCATCATTTGTTGCCTTTTGTGCTTATTTAGCATTCAGTAAATATGGATCGATAAAATTAGGTCCTGACAATTCTAAACCAGAATATACTCTAATATCATGGTTTGCTATGCTCTTTTCAGCAGGAATGGGTATAGGACTAGTATTCTGGGGAGCAGCGGAACCTATGAATTTCTATGTTAATCCAATTATAGGGATTGAGGGAGGAACACCTAGGGCAGCAGCATTTGCTATGCAGCATTCATTTATGCATTGGGGTCTTCATCCATGGGCTAACTATTCAGTATTAGCTTTAGCTATGGCTTATATGCAGTTTAGAAAAGGAAAACCAGCTCTTGTAAGTAGTGTATTTATTCCAATTGTGGGAGAAAAAGCTACTAAGTCATGGTTCGGAAAGATGATCGATGTATTTGCAATTTTTGCAACTGTTGCAGGAGTAGCTACATCTTTAGGTCTTGGAACTTATCAAATAAATAGTGGTTTGAATTATTTATTTGGTGTACCAGAAAATAGTATGGTTCAAATTATAATCGTAGGTGTAATAACTGCTATCTTTATGCTTTCTGCAATGGCAGGAGTAGACAAAGGAATGAAATTCATATCTAACTTAAATGTAGGAGTAATCCTTTTAATGTTAGTTGTTTGTTTCTTAGTAGGACCTACACTATTAATATTAAAAGTATTTGTTGAATCTTTAGGTAACTATATGGGTGGATTTGTAACTGCCAGTTTTGAGATGGGAACATTTACAAACGATTCTTGGTATGGATCTTGGACAGTATTCTACTGGGCATGGTGGATAGCATGGGCTCCATTTGTAGGAAGTTTTATAGCTAGAATATCTAAAGGAAGAACTATCAGAGAATTTATTACAGGAGTATTGTTAGCTCCTACATTAGCTTCATTTATCTGGTTTTCAGTATTTGGAAGTATGGGATTAGCACAAGGATTAGATCTTGCGAAAGAAGCAATAGCATCTACTCCTACAGCATTATTTGTAGTGTTAAGTAAATATCCAATGGGAATGGTTGTATCGATAATCGCAGTAATTTTATTATGTACTTTCTTTATTACTTCGGCAGATGCTGCTACATTCGTATTAGGTATGTTAAGTTCTAAGGGAGATTTAAATCCACCTGTTGGAAAAAAACTTCTTTGGGGTGGAATTCAATCTGGATTAGCATTAGCTCTAATGTTAGCAAGTGCTAACGGACTTAAGATGTTACAGACAATATCTCTGGTCGCCGCCTTCCCGTTTGTATTCATAATGATCTTTGCTATGATTTCATTGATGAGATCATTGAAAGCTGAGAAGAATTGGAACAAAGAAGAAGTGGCGGAGACAGAAGAAGTAGAAACAGAACAAATAATAGAAGCATAA
- the trxB gene encoding thioredoxin-disulfide reductase — MSKIYDLIVVGAGPAGLSAALYAGRSKLSTLVLEKSKTGGQIVITHEVANYPGSVREATGPSLIARMVEQVTEFGAEIKADDVIDVDFSGDIKIVKGDKEEYKAKSVIIATGATPRKMGCPGEAEFTGKGVSYCATCDADFFEDFEVFVIGGGDTAVEEAMYLTKFARKVTIVHRRDELRAAKSIQEKAFKNDKLAFMWDSTVEELKGDGILETAVFRNLKTGELTEYKADEEDGTFGLFAFVGYVPHSDTFKGHIEMDDWGYIKTDDEMRTNVEGVFAAGDIRPKALRQVVTATADGAIAATLAEKYMEEKF, encoded by the coding sequence ATGTCAAAAATATACGACCTTATAGTAGTAGGAGCAGGGCCAGCAGGATTATCTGCAGCTCTATATGCAGGAAGATCAAAATTATCTACATTAGTATTGGAAAAAAGTAAAACAGGTGGACAGATTGTTATAACTCATGAAGTAGCAAACTATCCTGGATCTGTAAGAGAAGCTACAGGACCATCTCTAATTGCTAGAATGGTAGAGCAAGTTACAGAATTCGGTGCAGAGATCAAAGCTGACGATGTAATAGATGTAGATTTTTCTGGAGACATCAAAATAGTTAAAGGTGACAAAGAAGAGTATAAAGCTAAGTCAGTTATTATAGCAACTGGAGCTACACCTAGAAAGATGGGTTGTCCTGGAGAAGCTGAATTTACTGGTAAGGGAGTTTCATATTGTGCTACATGTGACGCTGACTTCTTTGAAGATTTCGAAGTATTCGTAATCGGTGGAGGAGACACAGCTGTTGAAGAAGCAATGTATCTAACTAAATTTGCTAGAAAAGTAACTATAGTACATAGAAGAGATGAATTAAGAGCAGCTAAATCTATTCAAGAAAAGGCGTTTAAAAATGACAAGTTAGCATTTATGTGGGATTCAACAGTTGAAGAATTAAAAGGTGACGGAATATTAGAAACAGCAGTATTCAGAAACTTAAAAACTGGAGAATTAACAGAGTACAAAGCAGATGAAGAAGATGGAACATTTGGATTATTCGCATTTGTTGGTTATGTACCACATTCAGATACATTCAAAGGTCATATAGAAATGGATGACTGGGGATATATCAAAACTGACGATGAAATGAGAACAAATGTAGAAGGAGTATTTGCAGCAGGAGATATTAGACCTAAAGCACTTAGACAAGTAGTAACAGCTACTGCTGATGGAGCAATCGCAGCAACGTTAGCTGAAAAATATATGGAAGAAAAATTTTAA
- the grdD gene encoding glycine/sarcosine/betaine reductase complex component C subunit alpha has protein sequence MSLDIKQMIGETFLDIANAMETGSFGKRICVGITTIGSEHGIENIVKGAEKAALSGDFDVVLIGPKVETTLRVVEANTEAEAHKRMEELIDSKEINSAVTMHYSFPIGTSTIGRVVTPAFGNDMLIGTTTGTSATNRTEAMFKNSLYGIATAKAIGIANPTVGILNVDSSRAVERSLRKLADNGYAINFGESRRADGGTIMRGNDLLMGSSDVMVTDSLTGNILMKMFSSYSTGGSYEASGYGYGPGVSFDMKRTILILSRASGVPVVEGAIKYAALLGKNDLTAIVSKEYEMIKKAGYEDILASFVEAPKKPVEEFVKPEKEVVTAQVSGIDIMDLDDAALELMRNGIYAEAGMGCTGPIILVNDANKEKAIVILGENEYIAVEKTSC, from the coding sequence ATGTCTTTAGATATTAAACAAATGATAGGTGAAACTTTTTTAGATATAGCCAATGCCATGGAAACAGGGTCATTTGGTAAAAGAATCTGTGTAGGAATAACTACAATAGGTAGTGAGCACGGAATAGAAAACATCGTTAAAGGTGCTGAAAAAGCAGCTTTAAGTGGTGACTTTGATGTAGTTTTAATCGGACCTAAAGTAGAGACAACTTTAAGAGTTGTAGAAGCTAATACAGAAGCAGAAGCGCATAAAAGAATGGAAGAATTAATCGACTCAAAAGAGATCAATTCAGCTGTAACTATGCACTACAGTTTCCCAATAGGAACTTCTACAATTGGTAGAGTAGTAACTCCTGCTTTTGGAAATGACATGTTAATAGGAACTACTACAGGAACATCAGCTACTAACAGAACAGAAGCTATGTTTAAGAACTCACTTTATGGAATAGCAACAGCTAAAGCAATTGGAATAGCTAATCCTACTGTTGGAATCTTAAATGTAGACAGCTCAAGAGCTGTAGAAAGATCTCTTAGAAAATTAGCTGACAATGGTTACGCAATCAACTTTGGTGAATCTAGAAGAGCAGATGGTGGAACAATCATGAGAGGAAATGACCTTTTAATGGGATCATCAGATGTAATGGTAACAGACAGTTTAACAGGAAATATTCTTATGAAGATGTTTTCTTCTTACTCAACAGGTGGATCTTATGAAGCAAGCGGATACGGATATGGTCCAGGAGTATCATTTGATATGAAGAGAACTATATTAATATTATCTAGAGCATCAGGAGTACCTGTAGTAGAAGGAGCAATAAAATATGCTGCACTATTAGGGAAAAATGATCTTACTGCAATAGTAAGCAAAGAATATGAGATGATAAAAAAAGCAGGATACGAAGATATCTTAGCTAGTTTTGTTGAAGCGCCTAAAAAGCCAGTAGAAGAATTTGTAAAACCAGAAAAAGAAGTAGTAACAGCGCAAGTATCAGGAATAGATATTATGGACTTAGATGATGCAGCATTAGAACTTATGAGAAATGGGATCTATGCAGAAGCAGGAATGGGTTGTACAGGACCGATCATCTTAGTTAATGATGCTAACAAAGAGAAAGCAATTGTTATCTTAGGAGAAAATGAATATATTGCAGTAGAAAAAACTAGTTGCTAA